In Flavobacteriales bacterium, the following are encoded in one genomic region:
- a CDS encoding SiaB family protein kinase yields MEKLYDYYKELQNDRLSFIFNGDVSDDITDGIIRITEFNVNNFEALSNLSRRISFIMVECFQNVVRHGSKGHDDVKDKSSGLFAARLMGEANYVSSINLIDMKEVELLREKLNQLNSIEKDKLKALYLEVLNNEELSAKGGAGLGLIQLARKAGQPISFDFEDISDQLSNFYLSLKLTNNDGQTEPGEALRFTKTFDKKIKESDVLMVYKGDFGKDSIMPLIQIIEEKMRAENEIGPKAFFLILVELLQNVSRHNIHSQTKDGIFMITEGEAGYYWTSVGNEVDETAMNLLKERIDGLNEMDSMELKKAYKQTLRDGAFSDKGGAGLGLIEIARKSSDKLEYSFDDMGDGKYFFTFNVKFKVNG; encoded by the coding sequence TTACAGAACGACAGGCTCAGTTTCATTTTTAATGGTGACGTAAGTGATGATATTACGGATGGGATCATTCGTATCACGGAGTTCAATGTCAACAATTTCGAAGCCCTCTCAAACCTTAGCAGACGCATTTCATTCATCATGGTGGAATGCTTCCAGAATGTGGTTCGACATGGGTCTAAGGGACATGATGACGTGAAAGATAAGAGTTCAGGTCTGTTTGCTGCACGGTTGATGGGAGAGGCCAATTATGTGAGCTCCATCAACCTGATTGATATGAAGGAGGTTGAGTTGTTGCGCGAAAAGCTCAATCAACTAAACTCTATCGAAAAAGATAAGTTGAAAGCATTGTATCTCGAAGTACTGAACAACGAAGAACTTTCGGCAAAAGGCGGTGCTGGTCTAGGACTTATTCAACTGGCGCGAAAAGCGGGACAACCGATCTCTTTTGATTTTGAAGACATCAGCGATCAACTTTCTAACTTTTACCTGTCGCTAAAACTGACCAATAATGATGGTCAGACCGAACCAGGCGAGGCATTACGATTCACCAAAACATTCGATAAGAAGATAAAGGAATCGGATGTGCTGATGGTTTATAAAGGCGATTTTGGAAAAGATTCCATCATGCCTTTGATCCAGATCATTGAAGAAAAAATGCGTGCCGAAAACGAAATTGGGCCAAAAGCGTTCTTTCTAATTTTGGTAGAGTTGCTTCAGAATGTATCCAGGCACAATATCCATAGCCAAACCAAGGATGGGATTTTCATGATCACCGAAGGTGAAGCAGGATATTATTGGACTTCTGTAGGAAATGAAGTGGACGAAACAGCCATGAACCTTCTGAAGGAGCGAATAGATGGTTTGAATGAGATGGATAGCATGGAATTGAAAAAAGCGTATAAACAAACGCTTCGCGATGGAGCGTTCAGTGATAAGGGTGGAGCCGGATTGGGACTGATTGAAATTGCCCGTAAAAGTTCAGATAAACTGGAATACAGCTTTGACGATATGGGTGACGGCAAGTATTTTTTCACATTTAATGTAAAATTCAAAGTCAATGGCTGA
- a CDS encoding SpoIIE family protein phosphatase yields MAKLSTKDARVQYAIYGALFGLAFPIMSTLFDAFVRDMGYGITDLLEVQRTQPLHWIIDTAPIFLGFFSCLAGIKQQEVIEANEGLENKVQQRTELLNEQNEELRTIQDELEDSINRISQSINYAQRIQDAIISNTHDLKQAFPDSSVMFRPRDVVSGDFPWYLKKGDYHFLAAVDCTGHGVPGAFMSLIGYFLLNKIVQEQGLLDTDKILCELHKEIVNVLNQGSDSDVHDGMDLALVRIDLDKGEVMYSGAGNPVYHSRGEDLIEYKGDFYSIGGTQYKKRTPYKEHRFEIKKGDVLTMFSDGITDQFSADGSTKFGYRKIKKHLTEQVDRSLPDIHASLENEINEWMGEHRQMDDMLLMSIRL; encoded by the coding sequence ATGGCAAAACTTTCCACTAAGGACGCACGAGTACAATACGCAATTTACGGAGCCTTGTTTGGGCTTGCGTTTCCCATCATGTCAACCCTGTTTGACGCCTTTGTGCGCGATATGGGTTACGGAATCACCGATCTGCTTGAAGTTCAGCGGACACAACCCTTGCATTGGATAATTGACACCGCACCCATCTTCTTGGGGTTCTTCTCCTGTTTGGCCGGCATAAAACAGCAAGAGGTGATTGAAGCCAACGAAGGCCTTGAAAACAAGGTTCAGCAACGAACTGAGTTGCTGAATGAGCAGAACGAGGAATTGCGAACCATTCAGGATGAATTGGAAGACAGCATCAATCGTATTTCTCAGAGCATCAACTACGCACAGCGAATTCAAGATGCCATTATTTCCAATACTCATGACCTGAAGCAGGCCTTTCCAGATTCATCGGTCATGTTCAGACCTAGAGATGTGGTAAGTGGAGATTTTCCGTGGTATCTGAAAAAAGGCGATTATCATTTTTTGGCCGCTGTTGATTGTACTGGACATGGCGTTCCAGGAGCATTTATGTCGTTGATCGGTTACTTTCTGCTCAATAAGATCGTGCAAGAACAAGGCCTTTTGGACACAGACAAGATCCTGTGTGAATTGCACAAGGAAATTGTGAATGTGTTGAACCAAGGAAGCGATTCTGATGTGCACGATGGAATGGATCTGGCGCTTGTGAGAATCGATCTTGATAAAGGAGAAGTGATGTATTCCGGTGCTGGAAATCCGGTCTATCATTCGCGAGGAGAAGATCTGATCGAGTACAAAGGGGATTTTTATAGCATTGGCGGAACGCAGTACAAAAAGCGGACGCCCTATAAAGAACACAGATTCGAGATTAAAAAGGGCGATGTGCTTACCATGTTCTCAGATGGCATAACAGATCAATTTTCTGCTGATGGATCAACGAAATTCGGCTATAGAAAAATCAAAAAACACCTGACAGAACAAGTTGATAGGTCATTGCCAGATATCCACGCTTCGTTGGAAAATGAGATCAACGAGTGGATGGGCGAACATCGGCAAATGGATGATATGCTGCTGATGAGCATACGTTTGTAA
- a CDS encoding AhpC/TSA family protein produces the protein MQKMNSMSMLLQLIFSVLLFSCAEGGSNQDATTPEAVVADGKLRVEMLIHGAPNDVAKVLGVFGNQNYFVDSARSDANGLFSFEADTLLPAGFYYVMLASDNSYFQLLLDDDQEFNLEMTKGDFVNSMKVDGCLDNELLYKNLKFEAEFGIRLQPINDRLAALTQGTPEYNSTKAQQDALVKERTDHVQWFADNHPNAFFTKFKISGQNPELTFPKLPNGEIDQVAQVYRYRKQFFDNVEFNSSTTMRTPVFANKLRKYIRELTPQNADSLIRYSDELIARTKGNKELFKFVVNWIALEYKTPKTMGTEALYVHMIDTYWTPELAFWSNPEEIKGLRGEISLMKPSLLGKIGQDIQATDEKGEATSFYNLKSPIKVLYIYSYDCEHCQKETPEMVQVYNQWKSQGLDVFALCTDKDKTKWLEFVKKNNMTFHNGFDPDRKSRYDHKYHIDITPELYVLDKNNKIIASNLSPEQLPEFLEAERGRNPW, from the coding sequence ATGCAAAAGATGAATTCCATGAGTATGTTGCTTCAATTGATCTTTTCGGTGTTGTTGTTTTCTTGTGCTGAAGGTGGTTCCAATCAGGATGCTACAACCCCTGAAGCTGTGGTTGCAGACGGAAAACTGAGAGTAGAAATGCTGATACATGGCGCACCGAATGATGTGGCCAAGGTTTTGGGCGTTTTTGGCAATCAGAATTATTTTGTGGATTCTGCAAGAAGCGATGCAAACGGACTTTTCAGCTTTGAGGCTGACACGCTGCTTCCTGCCGGTTTCTATTACGTTATGCTGGCTTCTGACAACAGCTATTTTCAGTTGTTGCTTGATGATGACCAGGAATTCAACTTGGAAATGACCAAAGGCGACTTTGTCAATTCGATGAAAGTTGATGGTTGCTTAGACAACGAATTGCTTTACAAGAACCTGAAATTCGAAGCAGAATTCGGAATTCGTCTTCAACCAATTAACGACCGATTGGCTGCATTGACCCAAGGAACTCCTGAATACAACTCGACCAAAGCGCAGCAAGATGCCTTGGTAAAAGAACGAACTGATCATGTGCAGTGGTTTGCGGACAATCATCCGAATGCATTCTTCACCAAGTTCAAAATTTCGGGACAAAACCCTGAATTGACGTTTCCGAAACTGCCGAATGGAGAGATTGATCAGGTAGCTCAGGTTTATCGCTATCGAAAGCAGTTTTTCGATAATGTGGAGTTCAATTCATCCACCACCATGCGAACTCCTGTATTTGCCAATAAACTGCGCAAATACATCCGAGAACTGACGCCTCAGAATGCAGATTCGCTGATCAGATATTCGGATGAGCTGATTGCCAGAACGAAAGGGAACAAAGAGCTTTTCAAATTTGTGGTGAATTGGATTGCATTAGAATACAAAACCCCAAAAACGATGGGAACGGAGGCGCTGTACGTACATATGATAGATACGTACTGGACGCCAGAATTGGCTTTTTGGTCGAACCCTGAAGAGATAAAAGGCTTGCGTGGCGAAATAAGCCTGATGAAACCAAGCTTGCTTGGTAAAATCGGTCAGGATATTCAGGCCACGGATGAAAAGGGCGAGGCCACTTCCTTTTACAACCTCAAATCTCCAATAAAGGTGTTGTACATCTATTCTTACGACTGCGAACATTGCCAAAAGGAAACGCCAGAAATGGTGCAGGTTTATAATCAGTGGAAAAGCCAAGGATTGGATGTATTTGCCCTTTGCACGGATAAGGACAAGACCAAATGGTTAGAATTTGTGAAGAAAAACAACATGACGTTCCACAACGGATTCGACCCTGACCGAAAAAGCCGTTACGACCATAAATATCATATCGACATCACGCCTGAGCTTTACGTTCTTGACAAGAACAACAAGATCATTGCAAGTAATCTGAGTCCTGAGCAACTGCCTGAATTCTTAGAGGCAGAAAGAGGCAGGAATCCTTGGTGA
- a CDS encoding ferritin, which translates to MLDKKIEKLLNHQIELEFESSQYYLSMASWAEKSGLNGVSSFLYTQADEERVHMLKLFHYINDRGGHALVPTIGAPPKEYNGAREIFTKVLQHEQIVTKEINDLVDTCLKVKDYTTHNFLQWYVAEQIEEERQAQTLIDKLDLIGTDKGGMYLFDRDMETFVPKPAEK; encoded by the coding sequence ATGCTTGACAAGAAAATTGAAAAATTACTGAACCATCAGATTGAACTGGAATTCGAATCGTCTCAATATTACCTCTCGATGGCCTCTTGGGCAGAAAAATCGGGATTGAATGGCGTGAGTTCGTTCCTATACACGCAAGCGGATGAGGAGCGCGTGCACATGTTGAAATTGTTCCACTACATTAACGACCGTGGCGGACATGCCTTGGTGCCAACCATTGGTGCGCCTCCGAAAGAATATAACGGTGCCCGTGAGATTTTTACGAAGGTGCTACAGCACGAACAGATTGTGACCAAAGAGATCAACGACCTGGTGGATACGTGCTTGAAAGTGAAGGATTATACGACTCACAATTTTTTGCAATGGTATGTTGCCGAACAAATTGAGGAGGAAAGACAGGCTCAGACGCTGATTGATAAATTGGATCTTATTGGCACAGACAAAGGCGGAATGTATCTGTTTGACCGCGATATGGAAACGTTTGTGCCGAAACCTGCGGAGAAATAG
- the cobA gene encoding uroporphyrinogen-III C-methyltransferase — protein sequence MKNNPKLTLVGAGPGDPDLISIKGMKALAKADAVLYDALTHPDLLDYAPKDAPKVFVGKRMGRHSFKQDEINKLIVEHALNYGHVVRLKGGDPFVFGRGQEEIEYVEAFNIQTEVVPGISSAIGVPGLQKIPVTRREDSESFWVITGTTKDLELSKDLALAAQSSATVIVLMGTKKLSLIAETYRIAGRAEMPVAIIQNGSLENEKVVLGTVETIEKLSAESEIGAPAIIVLGEVVKYHPNFNLAFVEENYLKK from the coding sequence ATGAAAAACAACCCCAAATTAACACTCGTGGGCGCTGGCCCTGGAGACCCAGATCTAATCAGCATCAAAGGCATGAAAGCCTTGGCCAAGGCCGATGCCGTTCTATACGATGCGCTCACACATCCTGACCTCTTGGACTATGCTCCGAAAGACGCTCCGAAAGTGTTTGTCGGAAAGCGCATGGGACGACATTCCTTTAAGCAGGACGAGATCAATAAATTGATCGTAGAACACGCTTTGAACTATGGACACGTGGTTCGTTTGAAAGGTGGCGATCCATTTGTTTTCGGTCGCGGACAGGAAGAAATTGAATATGTGGAAGCATTCAACATTCAGACTGAAGTAGTGCCTGGCATTAGCAGCGCCATCGGTGTTCCAGGATTGCAGAAGATTCCTGTCACACGAAGGGAAGACAGCGAAAGTTTCTGGGTCATTACTGGAACAACCAAAGACCTCGAACTATCGAAAGACCTCGCCTTGGCAGCGCAAAGTTCCGCCACAGTGATTGTTCTGATGGGCACGAAAAAACTTTCACTGATCGCTGAAACCTACAGGATTGCTGGGCGAGCTGAAATGCCTGTCGCGATTATTCAAAATGGTTCATTGGAGAACGAAAAGGTCGTTCTCGGAACGGTAGAAACCATTGAGAAGTTGTCTGCGGAAAGCGAAATCGGTGCGCCTGCCATCATCGTTTTGGGTGAAGTGGTGAAGTATCATCCGAATTTCAATCTGGCTTTTGTAGAGGAGAATTATTTGAAGAAATAA
- a CDS encoding phosphoadenylyl-sulfate reductase, whose protein sequence is MNLQELNKRYEQMTVDERITNVYHEFDKVLFTSSFGTSAAILLHLVSKLKPEQKVHFIDTTYHFAETIAYRDLLTKQLNLQLENVLPADWKNAFTREDQTWTKDPDLCCSINKVEPLDNLKPNYEVWMSGLMRFQNTERKSRKIFEQKGNLLKFHPIIDFSEEQQNAYYDENNLPKHPLEKIGYSSIGCAQCTFKGKGRSGRWGNSGKTECGLHL, encoded by the coding sequence ATGAATTTACAGGAGTTGAACAAGCGGTATGAACAGATGACGGTGGATGAGCGAATCACCAACGTTTATCACGAGTTCGATAAGGTGCTGTTCACTTCGTCCTTTGGAACTTCTGCTGCCATTCTGCTTCACTTGGTTTCTAAGTTGAAACCTGAACAAAAAGTGCATTTCATTGATACGACCTATCATTTTGCGGAAACGATTGCGTACCGCGATTTACTAACGAAACAGCTCAATCTACAATTGGAAAATGTGCTGCCGGCCGATTGGAAAAATGCATTCACACGAGAAGACCAAACGTGGACAAAAGATCCTGATCTTTGCTGTTCCATTAATAAGGTAGAACCGCTGGACAACCTGAAACCGAACTACGAAGTGTGGATGTCGGGACTGATGCGATTTCAGAACACCGAACGTAAATCCAGGAAGATATTTGAGCAGAAAGGAAACTTGCTAAAGTTCCATCCGATCATTGATTTTTCGGAAGAACAACAGAACGCGTATTATGATGAAAACAACCTTCCGAAACATCCACTGGAAAAAATCGGCTACAGTTCCATCGGTTGTGCGCAATGCACGTTCAAGGGCAAAGGCCGAAGTGGTCGTTGGGGGAACTCGGGAAAGACAGAATGCGGACTTCATTTGTAG
- a CDS encoding carboxypeptidase regulatory-like domain-containing protein → MKILKTLGLLLLMATGVLAQPDPNNMFIDGYVLDSAGQAVVNHQVCVFWQNDSLCTTTNANGYYFLNIVNGSATGPNVTYTIQTNDTCAWLLLQQTRDNVQGMIDTAIVNFTLCAQGMCNGLQAGFTTSIDSSNGLAYTFTPNVTGGTPGYTYQWLGVFNGQIGSIVTYQPALGEMFDVCLAVTDANGCSSIVCDTVNVDGNQGGCQAGFTYPSNPSGALEAGSSVQLFFDGVSGNNSTYSWTLSAGGATFTATGMNPVFQIPPTLLPVSGIIVQICVTVSDAGTGCTDSYCDNVLVVPANTTGCQAYYTWAPDNMLGNPLPAVQFADNSYNAASYYWDFGDNTFSTSQNPIHAYNGTGTYIVCLTIVSADSLCQDTYCDTVYVGNNNGNCSATVEVNGILTGGSTVMLTAIESGIAPFSFLWDNGSTDSSIVVLDPGTYCVTVTDAIGCLSTACGVVLSDNGNCDASFTNSGPTPIGYTFSANVQNPNTSYQWRIDGQIVGSGYDAYSPGFTNGAHTICLTIIDSLNNCYDQQCQTINVTGSNICDGYIRGYVYAGSNNQPLDEGVVYLILHDSITNTLTVVDSMIIDTSNFYMFGLLDCGDYLIKAAAYSGSQYYSNHIPTYYGNSPFWGFAQTVTLGQVNTQVNADVTLIAANNPGGPGFIGGDVTQGANKTDEGDPLAGMQVMLFNLSGQAIAYTYTDASGAFGFSDLAYGSYQVYVEALGVQTIPALVTIGSETPSVEDVHILASETLISTAIEEFDFEGAISEVYPNPVLHDATIKFNLESATKLNLSILDLRGRQITTQMVAVAGGENLISVKAENLIGGYYFLNIQDVDGNFSVTRKFMRVD, encoded by the coding sequence ATGAAAATATTAAAAACACTCGGCCTACTCTTATTAATGGCCACAGGCGTCTTGGCTCAGCCAGACCCTAATAACATGTTCATAGATGGATATGTGCTTGATTCAGCTGGTCAGGCAGTGGTAAACCATCAGGTTTGTGTCTTTTGGCAAAACGACTCTCTCTGCACAACAACCAATGCCAATGGGTATTACTTCCTAAACATTGTGAATGGTTCAGCTACTGGTCCAAACGTTACTTATACGATTCAGACCAACGATACATGTGCTTGGTTACTGTTGCAGCAAACAAGGGATAACGTACAAGGCATGATTGATACTGCAATTGTGAACTTTACTCTTTGTGCGCAAGGCATGTGTAACGGTCTACAGGCCGGATTTACCACATCCATCGATTCGAGCAATGGATTAGCATACACCTTCACCCCTAACGTTACAGGTGGTACTCCGGGATACACGTATCAGTGGCTGGGAGTTTTTAATGGTCAAATTGGATCTATAGTTACTTATCAACCTGCACTAGGCGAGATGTTCGATGTCTGCTTGGCTGTCACCGATGCAAATGGTTGTTCTTCAATCGTGTGCGATACGGTTAATGTGGATGGAAACCAAGGTGGTTGCCAAGCAGGATTCACATATCCAAGTAATCCATCCGGAGCGTTGGAAGCTGGTAGTTCTGTTCAACTTTTCTTTGATGGTGTTTCTGGCAACAATAGCACGTACTCATGGACACTTTCTGCTGGAGGCGCAACATTCACGGCCACAGGCATGAACCCGGTGTTTCAAATTCCCCCAACGCTTCTTCCTGTCAGTGGAATAATTGTTCAGATCTGCGTGACGGTATCTGATGCCGGAACAGGTTGTACAGATTCGTATTGCGATAATGTATTGGTTGTGCCAGCTAACACAACAGGATGCCAAGCCTATTATACTTGGGCTCCAGATAATATGCTAGGAAACCCACTTCCTGCTGTTCAGTTTGCAGATAACTCATACAACGCAGCATCTTATTATTGGGATTTTGGCGACAATACTTTCTCTACAAGTCAAAATCCAATTCACGCATACAACGGAACAGGAACTTACATTGTTTGCTTGACAATCGTTTCTGCCGACTCATTATGCCAAGACACGTATTGCGATACGGTGTATGTAGGGAACAACAACGGAAATTGCAGTGCAACGGTTGAAGTGAACGGAATACTTACCGGTGGGTCAACAGTCATGTTAACAGCTATCGAAAGTGGGATTGCCCCTTTTAGTTTCTTATGGGACAATGGCTCTACGGATTCGAGCATAGTGGTTTTAGACCCAGGAACCTATTGTGTCACAGTGACAGATGCCATCGGTTGCTTGAGTACTGCGTGCGGTGTCGTTTTAAGTGACAATGGGAACTGCGATGCTTCATTTACAAACTCAGGTCCAACACCAATTGGCTATACTTTCTCCGCAAACGTTCAGAATCCGAACACTTCTTACCAATGGAGAATTGATGGCCAAATCGTTGGAAGCGGGTATGATGCGTACTCCCCAGGGTTTACCAATGGTGCTCATACAATCTGCCTGACCATCATTGATTCCTTGAACAATTGTTATGATCAGCAATGTCAAACAATTAATGTAACAGGAAGCAATATCTGCGATGGTTACATTCGAGGGTATGTGTATGCAGGCAGCAACAATCAGCCATTGGACGAGGGTGTTGTTTATCTGATTCTTCACGATTCAATCACTAATACGCTCACGGTAGTAGACAGTATGATAATCGATACAAGCAACTTCTATATGTTCGGTTTATTGGATTGTGGCGACTATTTGATCAAAGCGGCCGCTTATTCAGGTAGCCAGTATTACAGCAATCACATTCCAACATACTATGGAAACTCACCATTCTGGGGATTTGCGCAGACAGTGACTTTGGGTCAAGTAAATACGCAAGTGAATGCTGACGTGACTTTGATAGCTGCCAACAATCCAGGTGGCCCAGGGTTTATCGGTGGTGATGTGACGCAGGGAGCAAACAAAACAGATGAAGGTGATCCATTGGCTGGAATGCAAGTGATGTTGTTCAACCTTTCTGGTCAAGCAATTGCTTACACCTACACAGATGCCAGTGGTGCTTTCGGATTCTCTGATCTTGCTTATGGAAGCTATCAGGTTTATGTTGAAGCACTCGGTGTCCAAACAATTCCAGCGCTTGTAACAATTGGATCAGAAACACCTTCAGTGGAAGACGTTCACATCCTTGCCTCAGAAACTTTGATCTCTACAGCAATTGAAGAATTCGATTTCGAGGGAGCAATCAGCGAAGTGTATCCAAATCCAGTGTTGCATGATGCTACGATCAAGTTCAACCTGGAATCAGCAACTAAGCTTAACCTTTCAATCCTCGACCTTAGAGGAAGACAGATAACCACTCAAATGGTGGCTGTGGCCGGAGGTGAGAATCTGATCAGCGTAAAGGCTGAGAATCTGATCGGAGGTTATTACTTCCTGAACATTCAAGATGTGGATGGCAACTTCAGTGTAACACGAAAATTCATGAGAGTCGATTAA
- a CDS encoding bifunctional precorrin-2 dehydrogenase/sirohydrochlorin ferrochelatase, with amino-acid sequence MQSQNELYPIFLKVHEFETLLVGGGNVGLEKLTFLLKSSPNAKVMVVAKFFLDELVELAANHSSVTLIERSFEERDLDGKQMLILATDNPSLHEKVKAIAKQRGILTNVADTPEMCDFYLGGIVTKGNLKIAISTNGKSPTLAKRLRQLFEEVIPDDIDELTKNLRAFRSTLKDDFEYKVKKMNEITSSLLAKSEN; translated from the coding sequence ATGCAAAGTCAAAACGAATTATACCCCATATTCCTGAAAGTCCATGAATTTGAAACGTTGCTAGTCGGTGGTGGAAATGTTGGGCTAGAAAAACTCACCTTTCTGCTGAAAAGCAGTCCGAATGCAAAAGTGATGGTCGTTGCGAAGTTCTTCTTGGATGAACTGGTCGAGTTGGCCGCTAATCACTCATCAGTAACGCTTATTGAAAGGTCTTTTGAAGAGCGTGACCTGGATGGAAAGCAGATGCTGATTCTGGCGACTGACAATCCATCCTTGCACGAAAAAGTGAAAGCCATCGCGAAGCAAAGAGGAATTTTGACGAATGTGGCCGACACACCCGAAATGTGCGATTTCTACTTGGGCGGAATTGTGACCAAAGGCAATCTGAAAATTGCGATTTCTACGAATGGAAAATCGCCTACACTTGCCAAGCGTTTGCGACAGCTTTTTGAAGAAGTGATACCTGATGACATTGACGAGCTGACGAAAAATCTTCGCGCTTTTCGGTCCACCCTAAAGGATGATTTTGAGTACAAAGTCAAGAAGATGAATGAGATTACTTCGTCCTTGCTTGCGAAATCGGAAAACTGA
- a CDS encoding DUF1987 domain-containing protein: MAESLKLEATEDTPLIDFNASTGVFQITGRALPEDAHEFFKPLEEWVQAYVENPAESTVVEMRIDYFNSASTRYIFNLLMSFEDIVDNGGDAKVIWYYKEGDDMIEAKGEEFESILDIPFEMKTL, from the coding sequence ATGGCTGAGTCATTAAAACTAGAAGCAACGGAAGACACTCCACTGATCGATTTCAACGCATCAACTGGTGTGTTTCAGATAACAGGAAGGGCACTGCCAGAGGATGCCCATGAGTTCTTCAAACCGCTTGAAGAGTGGGTGCAGGCGTATGTTGAGAATCCAGCTGAAAGTACCGTGGTTGAAATGCGGATAGATTATTTCAATTCAGCTTCAACCCGCTATATCTTTAACCTGCTTATGAGCTTTGAGGATATTGTAGATAACGGAGGTGACGCCAAAGTGATCTGGTATTACAAGGAAGGAGATGATATGATTGAAGCGAAGGGCGAAGAGTTCGAAAGCATTTTGGATATTCCATTTGAAATGAAAACGCTTTAA
- a CDS encoding acylphosphatase codes for MKTVSITVSGKVQGVWFRKFTCDKAKMMGLAGTVQNLPNGDVFICATGTTEQVTALEEWCWQGSPESKVIDVVSEESELNSFSDFQIIE; via the coding sequence ATGAAAACCGTGTCCATTACCGTTTCCGGGAAGGTCCAAGGCGTTTGGTTCCGCAAGTTTACCTGCGATAAGGCCAAGATGATGGGTTTAGCGGGAACAGTTCAAAATCTGCCCAACGGAGATGTATTCATTTGTGCCACAGGGACAACCGAACAGGTAACAGCACTCGAAGAATGGTGTTGGCAAGGTTCTCCAGAATCGAAGGTTATCGATGTAGTCAGCGAAGAATCGGAACTGAATTCTTTTTCCGATTTTCAGATCATAGAATAA
- a CDS encoding homoserine dehydrogenase → MNDRKIKLGLFGFGCVGQGLYDVLNHSQVLEASVEKICVKDRSKKRKIDSSYFTFDKADILTRNNLDVVVELIDDADEAFKIVSEAMRNGVNVVTANKKMLAENFAELYALQKEYNVALLYEGSAGGSIPIIRNLEEYYDNELLDHIEGIVNGSSNYLLTRMEVDGLSYDDALKLAQEAGFAESDPWLDVAGFDSKYKLCLLTIHAFGMILKPDQILNLGISNVTFDDIQFAKQRDMRIKLVAKASKTGDQVRVYVLPQFVERGKHLYNIMYEYNAIEVEGAYSDRQTLAGKGAGSYPTGSAVLSDISALTYDYKYAYKKLEKSRINGRPKLELDTDFELKLYIRFNDREDIKKLEITSIEEEYRSANLNYVVANVKFNSLFNIYNDRKNELFVCVMPE, encoded by the coding sequence ATGAACGATAGAAAAATAAAACTTGGCCTTTTCGGCTTCGGATGCGTGGGACAAGGCTTGTATGATGTGCTAAACCATTCGCAGGTATTGGAGGCAAGTGTGGAGAAGATCTGCGTGAAAGACCGCAGTAAAAAACGAAAGATCGACAGTAGCTATTTCACCTTCGACAAAGCCGATATTCTGACCCGAAACAACTTAGATGTAGTGGTAGAGTTGATTGATGATGCGGACGAAGCATTCAAGATCGTGAGCGAGGCTATGCGCAATGGCGTGAACGTGGTAACCGCTAACAAGAAAATGCTCGCGGAGAATTTCGCGGAGCTGTATGCGCTACAAAAAGAGTACAATGTGGCTTTGCTTTACGAAGGTTCGGCAGGAGGTAGTATTCCGATTATCCGAAATTTAGAGGAATACTACGATAATGAGTTACTCGATCACATCGAAGGAATCGTAAACGGTTCATCAAACTACCTGCTTACCCGCATGGAAGTAGACGGACTGAGCTATGATGATGCTTTGAAACTTGCACAGGAAGCAGGATTTGCTGAAAGCGATCCATGGCTGGACGTAGCTGGTTTTGACAGCAAATACAAACTCTGCCTTCTGACCATTCATGCCTTCGGAATGATCCTGAAACCCGACCAGATACTGAACTTAGGCATCAGCAACGTGACGTTTGACGACATTCAATTTGCGAAACAACGCGACATGCGCATCAAATTGGTGGCTAAAGCATCTAAGACTGGCGATCAAGTACGTGTATATGTTCTACCGCAGTTTGTAGAGAGAGGAAAACACCTATACAATATCATGTACGAATACAACGCGATCGAGGTGGAAGGAGCTTATTCTGACCGTCAGACATTGGCGGGTAAAGGCGCAGGTTCGTACCCAACAGGAAGTGCCGTTCTTTCAGATATTTCAGCTTTAACGTATGATTATAAATACGCCTACAAGAAGCTAGAAAAATCACGGATCAACGGTCGTCCGAAATTGGAATTGGACACTGATTTTGAACTGAAACTATACATCCGTTTTAACGACCGTGAGGATATAAAGAAGCTTGAAATCACTTCTATCGAAGAGGAATATCGCTCTGCAAATCTGAACTACGTGGTCGCAAATGTGAAATTCAACTCGTTGTTCAACATCTATAACGATAGGAAGAATGAACTTTTTGTCTGTGTGATGCCTGAGTAA